Proteins encoded by one window of Salvia splendens isolate huo1 chromosome 14, SspV2, whole genome shotgun sequence:
- the LOC121766129 gene encoding protein TIFY 4B-like isoform X3, with translation MPESCPAPPEDTAAKSPLDKPLHLLTEDDIAQVTREDCRRYLKEKGMRRPSWNKSQAIQQVIMLKTLLETTPDSDAAGARKRLRISRPDNTDSSSNVALESVPRGTIGDAENSLSAEETTPHSVKDLDKPDFSGGLSSSFAAGNDESTQPRTPGSTNMPIGQMTIFYCGKVNVYDDVPADKVQALMHIAASPLRFPDEHPVDGAAGLQPLPCIPKTVSSARQDSAVLMLPTVKMNESTRLPGEENKLLQEETPMEGPSTRKASVQRYLEKRKDR, from the exons ATGCCGGAATCTTGCCCTGCGCCGCCCGAGGACACCGCCGCTAAGTCGCCACTAGACAAGCCGCTTCACCTGCTTACGGAGGATGACATTGCTCAGGTGACTCGCGAAGACTGCCGCCGTTACCTCAAGGAGAAAG GAATGAGGAGACCTTCGTGGAACAAATCTCAGGCGATTCAGCAAGTGATAATGCTGAAGACGCTCCTCGAAACAACGCCGGATTCGGACGCTGCTGGTGCGCGCAAGCGGCTTCGCATTTCGCGCCCTGACAATACCGATAGCAGCAGCAATGTTGCTCTGGAGAGT GTTCCCAGAGGAACAATTGGGGATGCAGAGAATTCTTTATCCGCTGAGGAAACGACGCCACATTCTGTAAAAGATCTCGACAAACCTGATTTTTCGGGTGGTTTGTCTAGCAGTTTTGCCGCCGGAAATGATGAATCTACTCAACCTAG AACCCCAGGTTCGACAAATATGCCTATCGGCCAAATGACAATATTCTATTGTGGAAAAGTGAATGTGTATGATGATGTCCCTGCAGATAAG GTACAAGCACTAATGCATATTGCTGCAAGTCCTCTAAGGTTTCCAGACGAACATCCCGTTGATGGTGCTGCAGGACTGCAACCTTTACCATGCATCCCAAAAACTGTTAGCTCTGCTCGTCAGGATTCAGCTGTTCTTATGTTGCCAACAG TGAAAATGAATGAAAGCACCCGACTGCCTGGGGAAGAAAATAAACTGCTTCAAGAAGAAACCCCTA TGGAAGGACCATCAACCAGAAAAGCATCTGTTCAAAGATACCTTGAGAAGAGAAAAGACAG GTGA
- the LOC121766129 gene encoding protein TIFY 4B-like isoform X2: MPESCPAPPEDTAAKSPLDKPLHLLTEDDIAQVTREDCRRYLKEKGMRRPSWNKSQAIQQVIMLKTLLETTPDSDAAGARKRLRISRPDNTDSSSNVALESVPRGTIGDAENSLSAEETTPHSVKDLDKPDFSGGLSSSFAAGNDESTQPRTPGSTNMPIGQMTIFYCGKVNVYDDVPADKVQALMHIAASPLRFPDEHPVDGAAGLQPLPCIPKTVSSARQDSAVLMLPTVKMNESTRLPGEENKLLQEETPMEGPSTRKASVQRYLEKRKDRFKSKGKAGMALCASLNDYINHRMVQWKMIR, from the exons ATGCCGGAATCTTGCCCTGCGCCGCCCGAGGACACCGCCGCTAAGTCGCCACTAGACAAGCCGCTTCACCTGCTTACGGAGGATGACATTGCTCAGGTGACTCGCGAAGACTGCCGCCGTTACCTCAAGGAGAAAG GAATGAGGAGACCTTCGTGGAACAAATCTCAGGCGATTCAGCAAGTGATAATGCTGAAGACGCTCCTCGAAACAACGCCGGATTCGGACGCTGCTGGTGCGCGCAAGCGGCTTCGCATTTCGCGCCCTGACAATACCGATAGCAGCAGCAATGTTGCTCTGGAGAGT GTTCCCAGAGGAACAATTGGGGATGCAGAGAATTCTTTATCCGCTGAGGAAACGACGCCACATTCTGTAAAAGATCTCGACAAACCTGATTTTTCGGGTGGTTTGTCTAGCAGTTTTGCCGCCGGAAATGATGAATCTACTCAACCTAG AACCCCAGGTTCGACAAATATGCCTATCGGCCAAATGACAATATTCTATTGTGGAAAAGTGAATGTGTATGATGATGTCCCTGCAGATAAG GTACAAGCACTAATGCATATTGCTGCAAGTCCTCTAAGGTTTCCAGACGAACATCCCGTTGATGGTGCTGCAGGACTGCAACCTTTACCATGCATCCCAAAAACTGTTAGCTCTGCTCGTCAGGATTCAGCTGTTCTTATGTTGCCAACAG TGAAAATGAATGAAAGCACCCGACTGCCTGGGGAAGAAAATAAACTGCTTCAAGAAGAAACCCCTA TGGAAGGACCATCAACCAGAAAAGCATCTGTTCAAAGATACCTTGAGAAGAGAAAAGACAG GTTTAAGAGCAAG
- the LOC121763532 gene encoding protein LIFEGUARD 2-like, whose translation MWSQPYRKDDVELGGARLYPTMLESPDLRWAFIRKIYVIISIQLLLTAAVAAVVITVHPISHFFATTGAGLAVYILLIITPFIVMWPLYYYYQKHPLNYFLLAIFTLSLAFVVGFTCSYTNGKVILESVILTAAVVVSLTLYTFWAAKRGHDFNFLGPFLFGALLVLVLFSFIQILFPLGRISVMIYGCLASIIFCGYIVYDTYNLIKRYSYDEFIWAAVSLYLDIINLFLSLLTFFRAADS comes from the exons ATGTGGTCCCAGCCTTACCGGAAAGATGACGTGGAACTCGGCGGCGCCAGGCTGTACCCGACGATGCTGGAGAGCCCCGACCTGCGCTGGGCCTTCATTCGTAAGATATACGTCATAATCAGCATCCAATTGCTCCTCACCGCCGCCGTCGCTGCCGTCGTCATCACCGTTCACCCAATCTCGCATTTCTTCGCAACCACCGGCGCTGGTCTGGCGGTTTACATTCTCCTCATCATCACCCCTTTCATCG TGATGTGGCCGTTGTATTACTATTACCAGAAGCACCCTCTGAATTACTTCCTCCTCGCCATTTTCACGCTCTCGCTAGCCTTTGTAGTCGGCTTCACTTGCTCTTACACCAATG GGAAAGTGATTCTTGAATCCGTGATCTTAACTGCTGCCGTGGTAGTGAGCCTCACCCTGTACACATTCTGGGCTGCGAAGCGAGGCCATGATTTCAATTTCCTTGGCCCTTTCCTGTTTGGCGCCTTACTTGTGCTCGTCCTGTTTTCCTTCATTCAG ATTCTGTTCCCTCTTGGTAGGATTAGTGTGATGATCTATGGGTGTTTGGCATCCATAATCTTCTGTGGTTACATTGTATACGACACCTATAATCTGATCAAGCGTTACAGCTACGACGAGTTCATCTGGGCTGCGGTTTCTCTCTATTTGGATATCATCAACCTCTTCCTATCCCTCTTGACATTCTTCAGAGCTGCTGATAGTTAA